A single window of Nocardia sp. NBC_01327 DNA harbors:
- a CDS encoding DUF4129 domain-containing protein: MTDPRTNEYRPAPPEPALGPAAAHLAAAEEAARRADFGTALRERYRAVTRGLEQRGILEVQRARTARETAQAATAVLPGEATELPSAAHSFDEIVYGGRPAAEAEYRRLEQADRYSVAPPPKLAPAEIAEQRTSRKPKTARKKKGREPLELPALLRDWRFWAVLAGILAVLFLIYLVTHLSMPPSTPHDTQPPPTQPPPTTAPHHPPKVKPPDFGGGDDSIFQRLPDWAAYGGLQFLIAWVTVLWWRGRRRGTVVREPRPVEAPANELLAGQAGLYRKSRDHDHVAARLRAATLRRLRPALGVTAATPPELVTAALSARIGSDPVLVRAALYDPVPDRVTLEVVAAQLEWIEAEVL, encoded by the coding sequence GTGACCGATCCGCGCACGAACGAATACCGCCCGGCCCCACCGGAACCCGCGCTCGGACCCGCGGCCGCCCACCTGGCCGCCGCCGAGGAGGCGGCCCGGCGCGCCGACTTCGGCACCGCGCTGCGGGAGCGGTATCGCGCCGTCACCCGCGGTCTGGAGCAGCGCGGCATCCTCGAGGTGCAGCGCGCCCGCACCGCCCGCGAAACCGCGCAGGCCGCGACAGCGGTACTGCCCGGTGAGGCCACCGAACTGCCCTCGGCCGCACACAGTTTCGATGAGATCGTGTACGGCGGCCGCCCGGCCGCCGAGGCCGAATACCGGCGACTGGAACAGGCCGATCGCTACTCCGTGGCCCCGCCACCCAAGCTGGCGCCGGCCGAGATCGCCGAGCAGCGCACGTCCCGCAAGCCCAAGACAGCGCGGAAGAAGAAGGGCCGCGAACCGCTGGAACTGCCCGCGCTCCTGCGTGATTGGCGATTCTGGGCGGTGCTGGCCGGAATACTCGCCGTGCTCTTCCTCATCTACCTGGTCACCCACCTGAGCATGCCGCCGTCGACACCGCACGACACGCAGCCCCCGCCGACCCAGCCACCGCCGACCACCGCGCCGCACCACCCGCCCAAGGTGAAGCCGCCGGACTTCGGCGGCGGCGACGATTCCATCTTCCAGCGCCTGCCCGACTGGGCGGCCTACGGCGGGCTGCAATTCCTCATCGCCTGGGTCACGGTGCTCTGGTGGCGGGGCCGGCGGCGCGGCACCGTGGTGCGCGAACCCCGCCCGGTGGAGGCGCCCGCCAATGAACTGCTCGCGGGACAGGCCGGGCTGTACCGGAAATCCCGCGACCACGACCACGTGGCGGCGCGATTGCGCGCCGCCACCCTGCGGCGGCTGCGGCCCGCGCTGGGCGTCACCGCCGCCACCCCGCCCGAACTGGTGACCGCGGCCCTGTCCGCGCGCATCGGCTCCGACCCGGTGCTGGTGCGCGCCGCACTGTACGACCCGGTCCCGGACCGGGTCACGCTGGAAGTCGTGGCCGCACAACTCGAATGGATCGAAGCGGAGGTCTTGTGA
- a CDS encoding DUF58 domain-containing protein: protein MVVTGRLAVAAGVAALFVTFVLPSWAGVLLATALLGALVLADLLLLGSPGALQLSRAALTTVRTGRGIEVELIALNTGDRTLRGTLWDDWPASAQPRNHAHTLNLPSNTRIRLHTELTPEYRGDRVAGPVTVRLLGPLGLAGRQLRRDVPARLRALPPFRSEKLLVSKVAQLQHLEGRNTTNRRGQGTEFDSFREYVAGDDVRTIDWRATARANDVLVRTWRPERNRHVVMLLDTGRVSAGRVGDGTRLDATIEAALLLGGLAAAGGDSVDLLAYDRILRAEVRGVGGKRLQLKLMHALAGITPQLVDTDYQGLLRTTLQRARRRSLVVWFTHLDAATVQEGLLPVLPVLARRHRVLIVSVTDPDVAAAAAHRSTLDDLYTAAAAENILTEHAIARETLRRTGVRVITESPDKLPAALADEYLELKQTGSM from the coding sequence GTGGTCGTCACCGGCCGGCTGGCCGTCGCGGCGGGCGTCGCCGCACTCTTCGTCACCTTCGTGCTGCCGTCCTGGGCGGGCGTGCTGCTGGCGACCGCGCTGCTCGGGGCGCTGGTGCTGGCGGATCTGCTGCTGCTGGGTTCGCCGGGGGCGCTACAGCTTTCGCGGGCCGCGCTCACCACCGTCCGCACCGGGCGCGGTATCGAGGTGGAGCTGATCGCACTGAACACCGGCGATCGCACCCTGCGCGGCACGCTCTGGGACGACTGGCCCGCCAGCGCCCAGCCCCGCAATCACGCGCACACGCTGAATCTGCCGTCCAACACCAGGATTCGGCTGCATACCGAGCTGACCCCCGAATACCGGGGCGACCGGGTCGCCGGCCCGGTCACCGTGCGCCTGCTCGGCCCGCTCGGCCTGGCCGGACGGCAGCTGCGCCGGGACGTCCCGGCCCGGCTGCGCGCCCTGCCGCCGTTCCGCAGTGAGAAGCTACTCGTCTCCAAAGTCGCGCAGCTGCAACATCTCGAGGGGCGCAACACCACCAACCGGCGCGGCCAGGGCACCGAATTCGATTCCTTCCGCGAGTACGTGGCCGGTGACGACGTGCGCACCATCGACTGGCGGGCCACCGCCCGCGCCAATGACGTGCTGGTGCGCACCTGGCGGCCGGAACGCAATCGGCACGTGGTCATGCTGCTCGACACCGGGCGCGTGAGCGCGGGCCGCGTCGGCGACGGCACCCGCCTGGACGCCACCATCGAGGCCGCACTGCTGCTCGGTGGTCTCGCGGCCGCGGGCGGCGATTCGGTGGACCTGCTCGCCTACGACCGCATCCTGCGCGCCGAGGTGCGCGGCGTCGGCGGAAAACGCCTGCAGCTCAAGCTCATGCACGCCCTCGCCGGGATCACGCCGCAGCTGGTCGACACCGACTACCAGGGCCTGCTCCGCACCACCCTGCAGCGCGCCCGCCGCCGCAGCCTGGTGGTGTGGTTCACGCATCTGGACGCGGCCACCGTGCAGGAGGGCCTGCTGCCCGTCCTCCCCGTCCTGGCCCGGCGCCACCGCGTCCTGATCGTCTCCGTCACCGATCCGGACGTGGCCGCCGCGGCCGCCCACCGCTCCACCCTCGACGACCTCTACACCGCGGCCGCCGCCGAGAACATCCTCACCGAACACGCGATCGCCCGGGAAACCCTGCGCCGCACCGGCGTCCGCGTCATCACCGAATCCCCGGACAAACTTCCCGCCGCCCTCGCGGACGAGTATCTGGAGCTCAAACAGACCGGCTCGATGTAA
- a CDS encoding AAA family ATPase: protein MDRSGGLVTGSEPTAVVVDTNHAVTAEQAQQALLALRAEIGKAVVGNDQAVMYLVLALLCHGHVLLEGVPGVAKTLLVRALATALDLEHARIQFTPDLMPGDVTGSQIYDPHSAEFTFRRGPVFTNLLLADEINRTPPKTQSALLESMEERQVSVDGVPRPLPDPFVVVATQNPIEQEGTYPLPEAQLDRFLFKVDVQLPGRDDEFRILQRHAAGFDPRDLAAAGLRPVAGPAHIAAARRAVAQVALSPEVLAYTVDLCRATRTSPAVAHGASTRGATALMAASRAFAWLNGRGYVTPDDVKAVATAVLRHRLQLRPEREIEGVTTEGVMASLLMSVPVPV, encoded by the coding sequence ATGGATCGAAGCGGAGGTCTTGTGACCGGATCAGAGCCCACGGCGGTTGTCGTGGACACCAACCACGCGGTGACCGCCGAACAGGCCCAGCAGGCGCTGCTGGCCCTGCGCGCCGAGATCGGCAAGGCCGTGGTCGGCAACGACCAGGCGGTCATGTACCTGGTCCTGGCGCTGCTGTGCCACGGTCACGTCCTGCTGGAAGGTGTTCCGGGCGTGGCCAAGACGCTGCTGGTGCGGGCGCTGGCCACCGCGCTGGATCTGGAGCACGCCCGCATCCAGTTCACCCCGGACCTGATGCCCGGTGATGTCACCGGTTCGCAGATCTACGATCCGCACTCGGCGGAATTCACCTTCCGGCGCGGACCGGTCTTCACCAATCTGCTGCTCGCCGACGAAATCAACCGCACCCCACCGAAAACCCAGTCCGCGCTGCTGGAATCCATGGAGGAGCGCCAGGTTTCGGTGGACGGGGTGCCGCGGCCGCTGCCCGATCCGTTCGTGGTGGTCGCCACCCAGAACCCCATCGAGCAGGAGGGCACCTATCCGCTGCCGGAGGCGCAGCTGGACCGGTTCCTGTTCAAGGTCGACGTCCAATTGCCCGGGCGCGACGACGAATTCCGGATTCTGCAGCGGCACGCCGCCGGTTTCGATCCGCGCGATCTGGCCGCCGCGGGACTGCGTCCGGTGGCCGGTCCGGCGCATATCGCCGCTGCCCGCCGGGCGGTCGCCCAGGTGGCGCTCAGCCCCGAGGTCCTGGCCTACACGGTCGATCTGTGCCGTGCGACCCGCACCTCCCCCGCGGTCGCGCACGGCGCGTCCACCCGTGGCGCGACCGCGCTCATGGCGGCCTCCCGCGCCTTCGCCTGGTTGAACGGCCGTGGCTATGTCACCCCCGACGATGTGAAAGCCGTTGCGACAGCGGTGCTCCGGCACCGTTTGCAGTTGCGGCCCGAGCGCGAGATCGAGGGCGTGACCACCGAAGGGGTGATGGCGTCCCTGCTGATGTCCGTCCCCGTGCCGGTGTAG
- a CDS encoding MFS transporter, with protein sequence MPSHIPARSGPGSAAAPGNIPPTSGTPAPHSAGRATLRDWAGLGVLALALLLVSVDATVLDLAVPAISSDLAPTTPQLLWIIDVYSFVLAGLLITMGTLGDRIGRRRLLLIGAAAFGLASAVAAFAVNPEMLIAARVLQGLAGATLMPSTLGLIRSMFTDARQRTIAISVWGAMAGSGAAMGPLLGGWLLEHFWWGSVFLVNLPVMALLLVLAPFLVPESRDPNPGRFDLASAALSMLALIPIVYAVKEFAAHGPSLNQLVAAGIGVLAGVLFVRRQRSLAAPLIDLALFRIPPFRAAVLANLLSIFALAGVLFFGSQYLQLVLGRAPLQAGLLLIPGTVGSMAGSLGAAWLVQRWRPVSVLAGSLVTAAVGASLFWLLRADPSASVLPFMVGFLLIGLGVGVALTLSSDMIVSTAPVERAGNAAAISETALETGVALGVAVLGSGVMAAFRHGLDESTVPAAHTGAARESLGGAVETARGLPEAEATSLLNSAHTAFVDGIHLAATGTTLILLVTAVVTYRAATSKKRQAQ encoded by the coding sequence ATGCCCAGCCACATCCCCGCCCGGTCCGGACCCGGATCCGCGGCGGCCCCCGGCAATATCCCGCCCACGTCCGGCACACCCGCGCCGCACTCGGCCGGTCGCGCGACGCTGCGTGATTGGGCCGGTCTCGGTGTCCTGGCGCTGGCGCTGCTGCTGGTCTCGGTGGACGCGACGGTGCTCGATCTCGCGGTCCCCGCCATCAGCAGTGATCTCGCACCCACCACTCCGCAGCTGCTGTGGATCATCGACGTGTACTCGTTCGTGCTGGCCGGTCTGCTGATCACCATGGGCACCCTCGGCGACCGCATCGGTCGGCGGCGACTGCTGCTCATCGGCGCGGCCGCCTTCGGGCTCGCGTCCGCGGTCGCGGCCTTCGCGGTGAACCCCGAAATGCTCATTGCCGCACGGGTTCTGCAGGGTCTGGCCGGTGCGACGCTGATGCCGTCCACGCTCGGCCTGATCCGGTCCATGTTCACCGATGCCCGCCAGCGCACCATCGCCATCTCGGTCTGGGGCGCCATGGCGGGTTCGGGTGCGGCCATGGGCCCGCTGCTGGGCGGCTGGCTGCTCGAGCACTTCTGGTGGGGGTCGGTATTCCTGGTGAACCTGCCGGTCATGGCATTGCTGCTGGTGCTCGCGCCGTTCCTGGTGCCGGAGTCGCGGGACCCGAATCCGGGCCGGTTCGACCTGGCCAGCGCCGCACTGTCCATGCTGGCGCTGATTCCGATCGTCTACGCGGTCAAGGAGTTCGCGGCACACGGGCCGAGCCTGAATCAGCTCGTCGCGGCGGGTATCGGTGTGCTGGCGGGTGTGCTGTTCGTGCGCAGGCAGCGCTCGCTGGCTGCGCCGCTGATCGATCTGGCGCTGTTCCGCATTCCGCCGTTCCGGGCGGCCGTGCTGGCCAATCTGCTGTCGATCTTCGCGCTGGCCGGTGTGCTGTTCTTCGGATCGCAGTATCTCCAGCTGGTACTGGGCCGCGCGCCCTTGCAGGCGGGTCTGCTGCTGATCCCCGGCACCGTCGGCAGCATGGCCGGTTCGCTCGGCGCGGCCTGGCTGGTGCAGCGCTGGCGTCCGGTGAGTGTGCTGGCCGGTTCGCTGGTCACCGCCGCGGTGGGCGCCTCGCTGTTCTGGCTGCTGCGCGCCGATCCGTCGGCCTCGGTGCTGCCGTTCATGGTGGGCTTCCTGCTGATCGGCCTGGGAGTCGGTGTGGCGCTGACCCTGTCGTCCGACATGATCGTCAGCACGGCGCCCGTCGAACGCGCCGGCAATGCGGCCGCCATCTCGGAGACCGCACTGGAAACCGGTGTGGCCCTGGGTGTGGCGGTGCTCGGCAGCGGTGTCATGGCGGCCTTCCGGCACGGACTGGATGAATCCACGGTCCCGGCCGCGCACACCGGGGCGGCGCGCGAATCCCTGGGCGGCGCGGTCGAAACCGCGCGCGGCCTGCCGGAGGCGGAGGCCACGTCACTGCTGAACTCGGCGCACACCGCCTTCGTCGACGGCATCCACCTGGCCGCCACCGGCACGACCCTGATCCTGCTGGTGACCGCGGTCGTCACCTATCGGGCCGCGACGAGCAAGAAGCGCCAGGCGCAGTAA
- a CDS encoding RDD family protein, which produces MALFTTGEAVAVELPIARLPTRAAAFLLDLCLQLMLGLVLVPGSQVLLSRWGADSAWRDTAAVVTVVAVLIGYPVLGETLTRGRSLGKMALGLRVVRGDGGPIDFRHAVTRGLSGIVDFWMLGTGLIAVVVSLCSPNARRIGDALAGTVVVHDRSRLPFAALVVPPPWLQGWARQLELSGLSDELALAIRRYLVRFGTLTPVVQDQLGRTLVLTVCARLHTPPPNGYPPLMILGAVLSERQRRAFPPPPQPIRPGYVRALA; this is translated from the coding sequence ATGGCCCTTTTCACCACCGGCGAAGCAGTCGCCGTCGAACTGCCGATCGCGCGCCTCCCCACGCGGGCCGCGGCGTTCCTGCTCGACCTGTGCCTTCAGCTGATGCTCGGGCTGGTGCTGGTGCCCGGCAGCCAGGTGCTGCTGTCCCGGTGGGGCGCGGATTCGGCCTGGCGCGATACCGCCGCGGTCGTGACCGTGGTCGCGGTGCTGATCGGTTATCCGGTGCTGGGCGAAACACTCACGCGCGGAAGGTCGCTCGGCAAGATGGCGCTGGGGCTGCGGGTGGTGCGCGGCGACGGCGGGCCGATCGATTTCCGGCATGCGGTCACCCGCGGCCTGTCCGGGATCGTGGACTTCTGGATGCTGGGCACCGGTCTCATCGCCGTGGTGGTGTCGCTGTGCTCGCCGAATGCGCGCCGCATCGGTGACGCCCTCGCGGGAACGGTGGTGGTGCACGATCGCAGCCGCCTGCCTTTCGCTGCGCTGGTCGTCCCACCGCCGTGGTTGCAGGGCTGGGCGCGGCAGCTCGAACTCTCCGGCCTGTCAGACGAATTGGCGCTCGCGATACGCCGCTACCTGGTCCGCTTCGGCACCCTGACCCCCGTCGTCCAGGACCAGCTGGGCCGCACCCTGGTCCTCACGGTCTGCGCCCGCCTGCACACCCCGCCCCCCAACGGCTATCCGCCCCTGATGATCCTGGGCGCCGTCCTGTCCGAACGCCAGCGCCGCGCCTTCCCCCCGCCACCACAGCCGATCCGCCCCGGATACGTGCGAGCCCTCGCCTGA
- a CDS encoding TetR/AcrR family transcriptional regulator, translated as MTPSRTTTRDPVGTRNRILDALETLLLDKGMSQVTLESVAAAAGVSKGGLLYHFKSKDALLAGLVRRLGERADQQLRHAVDEGHSVAEWYLQTPQPDNDADALDLALHRSILATMRTVDGAHGPADDANSATADDAPAEETDRALAEMMGAWKVALDNEIHDPVHAEIVRLVGDGVYLRALLGMQPVDPELYRQLVARLLAKT; from the coding sequence GTGACACCCTCTCGGACGACCACCCGCGATCCCGTCGGCACCCGCAATCGGATTCTCGACGCGCTCGAAACTCTCCTGCTGGACAAAGGCATGTCCCAGGTGACGCTGGAGAGCGTCGCCGCGGCCGCCGGCGTCTCCAAGGGCGGACTGCTCTACCACTTCAAGAGCAAGGACGCGCTGCTCGCCGGACTCGTGCGCCGACTCGGCGAGCGCGCCGATCAGCAATTGCGCCATGCCGTGGACGAGGGTCACTCCGTCGCCGAGTGGTATCTGCAGACCCCGCAGCCCGACAATGACGCCGATGCGCTGGACCTCGCGCTGCACCGGTCCATCCTGGCCACCATGCGCACGGTCGACGGCGCACACGGTCCCGCCGACGACGCGAACAGCGCCACCGCGGACGACGCTCCGGCGGAGGAGACCGATCGCGCGCTCGCGGAAATGATGGGCGCCTGGAAGGTCGCACTGGACAACGAGATCCACGATCCGGTGCACGCCGAGATCGTCCGCCTGGTCGGAGACGGCGTCTACCTGCGCGCACTGCTCGGTATGCAGCCCGTCGACCCGGAGCTGTACCGGCAGCTGGTCGCCCGCCTGCTCGCGAAAACATAG